In Streptomyces ambofaciens ATCC 23877, a single genomic region encodes these proteins:
- a CDS encoding Uma2 family endonuclease gives MSALTVSQEPDQSWDDLVRFWEEMEWPEGSKVEIIEGIITVSPAPGLPHNVTASRIHRRLVSAIPEEWEVFQTLAIAVPSRLGMLIPDIVVAQLPDHAESDTHIPAALAQLVVEVTSRSNARHDRVSKPAAYATAGIPLYLLVDRWAPGGPTATLYGEPKGDVYRVLGAAKFGDPLRLPAPFDLTLDTGEFPET, from the coding sequence CTGAGCGCACTCACCGTGAGCCAGGAGCCCGACCAGAGCTGGGACGACCTCGTCCGGTTCTGGGAGGAGATGGAATGGCCCGAGGGCAGCAAGGTGGAGATCATCGAGGGGATCATCACCGTGTCACCTGCTCCGGGACTGCCTCACAACGTCACCGCCTCGCGCATCCACCGCCGTTTGGTCTCCGCGATCCCCGAGGAATGGGAGGTTTTCCAGACCCTGGCGATCGCCGTACCGTCCCGTCTGGGGATGCTGATCCCGGACATCGTGGTGGCGCAACTGCCCGACCACGCCGAGTCCGACACCCACATCCCCGCCGCCCTGGCGCAGCTCGTCGTCGAGGTCACCTCCAGGTCCAACGCCCGCCACGACCGCGTGAGCAAGCCCGCCGCCTACGCCACCGCCGGCATCCCGCTCTACCTCCTCGTCGACCGCTGGGCCCCCGGCGGACCCACCGCGACGCTCTACGGCGAACCGAAGGGTGACGTCTACCGGGTGCTGGGCGCCGCCAAGTTCGGCGATCCCCTCAGGCTCCCCGCTCCCTTCGACCTGACGCTCGACACCGGCGAGTTCCCCGAGACCTGA
- a CDS encoding AEC family transporter: MQGVLTGFAVIAVVIAVGYVLGVRGHLGPQGREVLTKLAFHVASPALLFTTLATADLSVVFSSRLLVTALSTVAVAGVFVAVGVARGWGVGRTTIGALCSGYVNSGNLGIPIAVYVLGDASLVAPVLLFQLVLVTPVAVTILDLAGGDGQAPLWRRLLTPLRNPIALGSLAGVAVAASGLRVPDAVMDPLTLIGNMSVPAVLLAFGIGLCGSTMPLRGVERRPVLLAVALKTLGQPAVAWALASGVFGLRGAQLLDVVVTSALPAAQNLYTYASTYRVGERLARDAILVSTVVSVPVLVAVATVLG; this comes from the coding sequence GTGCAGGGGGTGCTGACCGGGTTCGCGGTCATCGCGGTCGTCATCGCCGTCGGGTACGTACTCGGTGTGCGCGGCCACCTCGGCCCCCAGGGGCGTGAGGTCCTCACCAAGCTCGCCTTCCACGTGGCCTCACCGGCCCTGCTCTTCACCACGCTCGCGACGGCCGACCTGTCGGTGGTCTTCTCCAGCCGCCTGCTGGTCACGGCGCTGTCCACGGTCGCGGTGGCCGGTGTCTTCGTCGCGGTGGGTGTCGCACGCGGCTGGGGCGTGGGCCGGACCACGATCGGCGCGCTGTGCTCCGGTTACGTCAACTCCGGCAACCTCGGCATCCCGATCGCCGTGTACGTCCTGGGCGACGCCTCACTGGTGGCGCCGGTGCTGCTGTTCCAGCTGGTGCTGGTGACGCCGGTGGCGGTGACGATCCTGGACCTGGCGGGCGGGGACGGTCAGGCGCCGTTGTGGCGGCGGCTGCTGACGCCGCTGCGCAATCCGATAGCCCTGGGCTCGCTCGCCGGGGTCGCGGTCGCGGCGAGCGGACTGCGGGTGCCGGACGCGGTGATGGACCCGCTGACCCTGATCGGCAACATGTCCGTGCCGGCGGTCCTGCTGGCCTTCGGCATCGGGCTGTGCGGGTCCACGATGCCGCTGCGGGGCGTGGAACGGCGGCCGGTGCTGCTGGCGGTGGCACTGAAGACGCTCGGTCAGCCCGCGGTGGCCTGGGCGCTGGCGTCCGGGGTCTTCGGACTGCGGGGCGCGCAGCTGCTGGACGTGGTGGTGACGTCGGCGCTGCCGGCCGCCCAGAACCTCTACACGTACGCGTCCACCTACCGGGTGGGCGAGCGGCTGGCCCGGGACGCGATCCTGGTGTCGACGGTGGTCTCGGTGCCGGTGCTGGTGGCGGTGGCGACGGTGCTGGGGTGA
- a CDS encoding STAS domain-containing protein, giving the protein MSSRPVPGLPHVDAVTPAVLVLPGPVSRGETPRLCDEVRALLEATRAGVIVCDVGGLGPPGLAVVDLLARLELTARRAGGRIRLRDPDPALHALLDLVGLRFETERQVEEREPPLGVEEAVEPGDAPV; this is encoded by the coding sequence ATGAGTTCCCGGCCCGTGCCCGGTCTACCGCACGTGGACGCCGTGACACCCGCCGTACTCGTGCTGCCGGGGCCCGTCTCCCGAGGGGAGACGCCCCGGCTCTGCGACGAGGTGCGCGCGCTGCTGGAAGCCACCCGGGCCGGGGTGATCGTCTGCGACGTCGGCGGGCTGGGACCGCCGGGGCTCGCCGTGGTCGACCTGCTGGCCCGTCTGGAGCTCACCGCCCGACGGGCCGGGGGCCGGATCCGGCTGCGCGACCCCGATCCCGCCCTACACGCCCTCCTGGACCTCGTCGGGCTCCGCTTCGAGACGGAGCGGCAGGTCGAAGAGCGGGAACCACCGCTTGGTGTCGAGGAAGCAGTGGAACCCGGTGATGCGCCCGTCTGA
- a CDS encoding sigma-70 family RNA polymerase sigma factor, giving the protein MSNGTMTTELDAALEKHRTELTGYCYRMLGSSFEAEDAVQDTLVRAWRSYDKFEGRSSLRSWLYRIATNVCLDMLTAGNKRARPMDLTDSTPLAQAALSPRPDHTWLEPMPDARVLPSTADPAEAAVAKESVRLAFMAALQQLPPKQRAVLILREVLAWKASEVAELLGTTVASVNSALQRARATLAEREERGDAGAVSDPLDEEQRKLLDRYVAAFEGYDMTALTALLHEDAVMTMPPFDLWLAGPADITGFMTTLGAACANSRLLPVNANGLPGFAHYKPDPEAGGYAPWAVQVLEISDGRITGFHCFLDTKRWFPLFDLPLRLEAEPDEVQEGV; this is encoded by the coding sequence ATGAGCAACGGCACCATGACGACGGAGCTGGATGCCGCGCTGGAGAAGCACCGGACCGAGCTGACGGGGTACTGCTACCGGATGCTCGGCTCCTCCTTCGAGGCGGAGGACGCGGTCCAGGACACCCTGGTCCGCGCCTGGCGGAGCTACGACAAGTTCGAGGGCCGCTCCAGCCTCCGTTCCTGGCTCTACCGGATCGCGACCAACGTCTGCCTGGACATGCTGACCGCGGGCAACAAGCGCGCCCGCCCGATGGACCTCACCGATTCCACCCCCCTCGCGCAGGCCGCGCTGTCCCCCCGCCCGGACCACACCTGGCTGGAGCCGATGCCGGACGCCCGCGTGCTGCCCTCGACCGCCGACCCCGCCGAGGCCGCCGTCGCCAAGGAGTCGGTGCGGCTGGCCTTCATGGCCGCGCTCCAGCAGCTGCCGCCCAAGCAGCGGGCGGTGCTGATCCTGCGCGAGGTGCTGGCGTGGAAGGCCTCGGAGGTCGCCGAGCTGCTGGGCACGACGGTGGCGTCCGTCAACAGCGCCCTCCAGCGCGCCCGCGCGACCCTCGCCGAGCGGGAGGAGCGGGGCGACGCCGGCGCGGTGTCCGACCCGCTGGACGAGGAGCAGCGGAAGCTCCTGGACCGCTATGTCGCGGCCTTCGAGGGCTACGACATGACGGCGCTGACGGCGCTGCTGCACGAGGACGCGGTCATGACGATGCCGCCGTTCGACCTGTGGCTGGCCGGTCCGGCGGACATCACCGGTTTCATGACGACCCTCGGCGCCGCGTGTGCGAACTCCCGGCTGCTGCCGGTCAACGCCAACGGGCTGCCGGGCTTCGCGCACTACAAGCCGGACCCGGAGGCGGGCGGGTACGCGCCGTGGGCGGTCCAGGTGCTGGAGATCTCAGACGGGCGCATCACCGGGTTCCACTGCTTCCTCGACACCAAGCGGTGGTTCCCGCTCTTCGACCTGCCGCTCCGTCTCGAAGCGGAGCCCGACGAGGTCCAGGAGGGCGTGTAG
- a CDS encoding MFS transporter — translation MTPADTGASTTVGAAASVSAPDVPGPAGASAATGARDPRMAPGGPGYRRMSLALFLAGVATFALLYSTQALLPLISGDMGVTASDASWTVAAATGGLALFVLPMSALSERFGRRTVMTASLAVAVTVGLLVPFAPSLPALVALRAVQGAALAGLPASATAYLAEEVTPRALITAIGLFVAGNSVGGMSGRVITGWVAQEWGWRIAVGVIGAVAVACAVAFRMLLPAPKHFTPGSLRPRVLVRTVRDHLADPLLRRLYAIGALFMTVFGGVYTVIGYRLTEAPFSLPQGVIGSVFLVYLVGTVSASTAGRLVGRLGRRGALYLGGGTTAAGLLLSLAPSLPLVLLGLVLITAGFFAGHAVASSAVSRTATHGRAQASALYQSAYYIGSSAGSTVGALAFHSGGWAGTVGVGLLAVAGVVAITVVGSLAARRTAEAAPVPA, via the coding sequence ATGACTCCCGCCGATACCGGGGCGTCCACGACCGTGGGCGCCGCTGCATCCGTCTCCGCTCCCGACGTCCCCGGCCCGGCCGGCGCCTCCGCCGCGACCGGCGCCCGCGACCCGCGCATGGCCCCGGGCGGCCCCGGTTACCGCCGGATGAGTCTCGCCCTCTTCCTCGCGGGCGTCGCGACCTTCGCGCTCCTGTACTCCACCCAGGCCCTGCTGCCGCTGATCTCCGGCGACATGGGCGTCACGGCGAGCGACGCGAGCTGGACGGTGGCCGCGGCGACGGGCGGACTCGCGCTGTTCGTGCTGCCGATGAGCGCCCTGTCGGAACGTTTCGGCCGGCGGACGGTCATGACGGCGTCGCTGGCGGTCGCGGTGACCGTCGGCCTGCTGGTCCCCTTCGCCCCCTCGCTGCCGGCGCTGGTCGCGCTGCGCGCGGTGCAGGGCGCGGCGCTGGCCGGCCTGCCGGCCTCGGCGACGGCGTACCTCGCGGAGGAGGTCACGCCGAGGGCGCTGATCACCGCGATCGGCCTGTTCGTGGCGGGCAACAGCGTGGGCGGGATGAGCGGCCGGGTCATCACCGGCTGGGTCGCCCAGGAGTGGGGCTGGCGGATCGCCGTCGGGGTGATCGGCGCCGTGGCGGTGGCCTGCGCGGTCGCCTTCCGGATGCTGCTCCCGGCGCCGAAGCACTTCACCCCGGGCTCGCTGCGCCCGCGGGTCCTGGTCCGCACGGTCCGCGACCACCTCGCCGACCCGCTGCTGCGCCGCCTGTACGCGATCGGCGCGCTGTTCATGACGGTGTTCGGCGGCGTCTACACGGTGATCGGCTACCGCCTGACGGAGGCGCCGTTCTCCCTTCCGCAGGGCGTCATCGGCTCGGTCTTCCTGGTCTACCTGGTCGGCACGGTCTCGGCGTCGACGGCGGGCCGCCTGGTGGGCCGCCTCGGCCGCCGCGGGGCCCTGTACCTGGGCGGGGGCACGACGGCGGCGGGTCTGCTGCTGTCCCTCGCTCCGTCCCTGCCCCTGGTGCTGTTGGGGCTGGTGCTGATCACGGCGGGCTTCTTCGCCGGGCACGCGGTGGCGTCCTCGGCGGTGAGCAGGACGGCCACCCACGGCCGCGCCCAGGCCTCGGCGCTGTACCAGTCCGCCTACTACATCGGCTCCAGCGCGGGCAGCACGGTGGGCGCGCTCGCCTTCCACTCCGGCGGCTGGGCCGGGACGGTCGGGGTCGGGCTGCTGGCGGTGGCGGGCGTGGTGGCGATCACGGTCGTCGGTTCGCTGGCCGCCCGGCGCACGGCCGAGGCCGCGCCGGTGCCCGCCTGA